The sequence GATGACGACGCGGGGGGTCGGTCCGGGGAGCCTGGTGAGACAGATCGGATCGGCCCCTCAGGCGCCGCCTGTCACCGCTGTCTCGCGCTCGGACGAAGGTCCGTCGCCGGCTCGGCGACGAGTGGGGGTCCGGCGACGAGAGACGGAGCCCCCACGACGTGAGTCCTACGCAGGAAGCCGGGGACGACACCGACGCCCGTACCTGGCCGATCGGGCGCAGGACCGGCAGGCCCCGGGGGCCTCGCGGTCCCGAGGCCAGGGAGAGCTGGGGACCGACCGGGGCAGTGCTGCCAGGCGAGTCCCGACCGCCGACGTTCGCGGCGACCACGCCTGAGAGCTCGGGGACGCCCGGGAGAACCGGCCGCCGACGCCCTTGGCGGCGGATTCTGGTGGCCCTCCTGGTTCTGCAGCTGGTGGGTCTCGCCGTCGTGGACCGGGTGGCGGCTCACCTCGCCGCGTCGCAGATGGTCAGCCAGGTCCAGAAGAGCCAGCAGCTGCCGACGAAGCCCGAGGCGTCCGTCGGCGGTTTCCCGTTCCTGACGCAGGTCGTCGCGGGGAACTACAAGGACATCGGGCTTCGGATTCATCGGGTCGCCGTCTCCGACCTGTGCGTCGACGACATCGACCTGCATGTCCGCGGCGCGCACCTGCCGCTGCGCAAGCTGATCGGCAACGATGTGACGACGATGCCGATCGACCGGGTGGTCGGCACGGTAAAGCTGACCTACGCGGACCTGAACGCCTATCTCGCCGGCCAGCCGGGAGACGTCCGGCTGGCCGCGGCCAAGAACGGCATGCGGGTCTCGGCGCCGGTCGACGTGCCGATCGTCGGGCAGGTCAAGGTGTTCGGCGATGTGCGGGCCACCGTCCTGGACAACCGGCTCACGATCGCGCCGACCGCGCTGGGAGTCGACGGCCTGGGCGCCCTGAGTATCCCGGCCGGTGCCGTGCGGACCCTGACCGTCGACGTGCCGCTGTCCGGACTGCCGATGAACCTTCGGCTGACCGAGGCGCGGACGACCTCGGCCGGCGTCGAGGTCACCGCGGAGGCTGATCATCTCAACCTGGACACGACCAAGACCTCGACCACCCAGCTGCGCGGCTGCTGAACCGAGCGGCCGTCCCACTCAGCCGGACGGGGTCGGCTGGTCGTGTTGGCCGTAGGCGTTCTGGTAGCGGTTGTAGAGCCGGTCGACCATGTCCGGGGGGATCGCCTTGGGGATGCCGAGCTGGTGGGCGTAATGGGCGCTGCGGGCGACGTCCTCGCACATGACGGCGGCCTTCACGGCGGCGCGGGCGTCGGGGCCGATGGTGAAGACACCGTGGTTGGCCATCAGCACGGCGGGGGAGCGGTGGCCGTCGAGGGTGTCGACGATGCCGCGCCCGATGGAGTCGTCGCCGATGGCGGACAGCGGGCCGACCGGGATGGGCCCGCCGAACTCGTCGGCCATCGCGGACAGCACGCAGGGGATCGGCTCGTGGCGGGCGGCCCAGGCGCAGGCGTAGGGGGAGTGGGTGTGCACGACGCCGCCGACGTCGGGGCGGTGGCGGTAGACGTAGGCGTGCGCCGCGGTGTCGCTGGACGGGCTGAGCCCGCCGTCGAGCACGGCGCCGTGCAGGTCGCAGACGACCATCGTCGCGGCGCTCAGCGCGGCGTAGTCGATACCGGACGGCTTGATCACCATGACCTCGTGGCCGTCGGCGCCGCGGGCGCGGGCGGAGACGTTGCCGGAGGTCCAGGCGACCAGGCCGTTGTCGACGAGGGACAGGTGCAGCTCGACGAGCCGCTCGCGGGCCTCGGCGACGCCGGGCCAGTGGGGCTGGGCGCTCATCGCGGGTCTCCCGTCAGGGTGGTCGGTTCGCGGCGGTCGGCCGTACCGGGAGAGGCCAGGGCCGGCGCGGGCTCGCGGCGGGCCGCGTCGCGCATCCCGCGCAGCCTGCGCATGACCCCGGCGGACGCGGTCCCCGCGGCGCCGAAGTAGTCGTGCAGGGTGCGGTAGTCGGCGTAGAGACGGGTGTAGGCGTCGTGCCGGGCCGGGTCGGGCCGGTAGGCGTCGCGGTGCACCCGGCCCATGACTGCCGCGGCGGCCGGGACGTCGGGGTAGGCGCCGGCGGCGACGGCCGCGTGGATGGCGGAGCCGAGCGCCGGGGCCTGGCTGGTCGCGGCGATGTGGATCGGGTAGCCGAGGACGTCGGCGTACAGCTGCATGAGGGTGGTGTTCTGGGTCAGCCCGCCGGCGGCGTAGAACTCCGCCACGGGGACGCCGGCGTCGCGGAAGGCCTCCAGGATGCGGCGGGTGCCGAAGGCGGTCGCCTCCAGCAGCGCCCGGTAGACGTGCTCGGGACGGGACGCCAGGGTCAGGCCGACGATCACGCCGGACAGCGTGTGGTCGACGAGGATCGACCGGTTACCGTTCATCCAGTCCAGCGCGAGCAGGCCGTGGGCGCCGACGGGGTCGTCGGCGGTCAGCGCGGTCAGGTGCTGGTGCAGGGAGATCCCCGCGGTCCGCGCCGCGTCGCGGTAGGAGCCGGGGACGTGGTGCTCGGTCCACCAGGCGAACAGGTCGCCGACGCCGGACTGGCCGGCCTCGTAGCCGTAGCGGCCGGCGATGATGCCGCCGTCGACGACGCCGCACATCCCGGGGACCTCGGCGAGGGTGTCGGCGGACATGACGTGGCAGGTGGACGTGCCCATCACCGCGAGCAGGTGGCCGGGCTCGGTGACCCCGACCGCGGGGGCGCTGACGTGGGCGTCCACGTTGCCGGCCGCGACGACGATGCCGGCGGGCAGGCCGGTCCACCCGGCGGCGCGCTCGGTCAGGCGCCCGGCGGGCGCGCCGAGCGGGAGCAGCCCGGTGGACAGGCGGGTGTCCGCGTAGTCGGCGAACGCCGGGTTGAGCGCCGCGAAGAAGCCCGGGGTCGGGTAGGCGCCGTCCTGGAGGATTCCCTTGTAGCCGGCGGTGCAGGCGTTGCGGGTCTCGACGCCGGTGAGCTGCCAGACGATCCAGTCGGCGGCCTCGATCCAGCGCTCGGTGGCCGCGTAGGCCTCCGGGTCCTCCTCGAGGACCTGCAGGGCCTTGGCGACCTGCCACTCGCTGGAGATCTTCCCGCCGTAGCGGGTGATCCAGGGCTCGCGGCGGGCGTGGGCGAGGGCGTTGATCCGGTCCGCGTGCGGCTGGGCGGCGTGGTGTTTCCACAGCTTCGGCCAGGCGTGCGGCCGGTCGCCGTAGCCGGGCAGCTCGCACAGCGGCGTCCCGTCCGCGGTCGTCGGGAGCACCGTACAGGCGGTGAAGTCGGTACCGATCCCGATGATCTGGGCGGGGTCCACGCCCGCGTCCCGCACGGCGGCGGGGACGGCGGTGGCCAGGACGGCGATCCAGTCGCGCGGGTTCTGCAGCGCCCAGTCGGGCGGCAGCGTCCGCCCGCCGGGCAGCCGGGTGTCGATCACGCCGTCGGGGTAGGCGTGCACGGCGGTCGCCAGCTCGTGGCCGTCGCGGACCCGGATCACGCTGGCGCGGCCGGACAGGGTGCCGAAGTCGATGCCGACGACGCACGCGTCGGCCGCGGCGGGCTCGGCGGTGGTGGTCATGAGGCTCCTCGTCCAGGGTCGTGCGGGGGCTGGCCTACCGGTGGCGGTCGAGCCGGAAGTGCAGGTCGTTCAGCCGCAGGTCGCCGACGAAGGACCGGACCGTGGTGTCCGCGTCGATGAGCGCGAGCTCGGTGCCGGTCATCCCGGCGAACATCTCCACCATGTCGACGTCCACGGCGGTGCTCAGGACGGTGTGGTGCGGCCCGCCGGCCGTCAGCCAGCACTCGGCGGACGTCGCCAGGGTCGGCCGCGGCGTCCAGACCGCGCAGGCCACCGGAAGCCTCGGCAGCTCGTGGTCGGGCTCCACGACGTCGATCGCGTTGGCGATCATCCGGAACCGGTCGCCCAGGTCGCACAGGCCGACCACGACGCCCGGCCCCGGCGCGGCGGTGAACCGCAGCCGGACCGGGTCCTCGCGGCCACCGATGCTCAGCGGGTGGATCTCGACCGTGGGCCGGGCGGCGGAGATGGTCGGGCAGACCTCCAGCATGTGGGCGCCGAGGATGCGCTGCGGCCCGGGGCCCAGGTGGTAGGTGTAGTCCTCCATGAACGACGTGCCGCCGGGCAGGCCGGCGCCCATCGTCTTGACGGCCCGCAGGAGCAGCGCGGTCTTCCAGTCGCCCTCGCCGCCGAAGCCGTAGCCGTCCGCCATCAGCCGCTGCACCGCGAGGCCGGGGAGCTGGCGCAGCCCACCGAGATCCTCGAAGTTGGTCGTGAACGCCCGGTAGCCGCCGTCGGTGAGGAACTGGCGCAGACCGGCCTCGACCCGGGCCGCGTAGCGCAGCGCGTCGTGGCGCGGGCCGCCGGCGCGCAGCTCGGGGGCGACGTCGTACAGCTCGTCGTAGACGTCGACCAGCTCGTCGATCGCCACGCCGCCGACCGCGTCCACCACGGCGACCAGGTCGTTGATCGAGTACGTGTTCACGGCGACGCCGAACCGGATCTCGGCGGCGACCTTGTCGCCCTCGGTCACGGCCACACCGCGCATGTTGTCGCCGAAGCGGACGAGGCGCATGCCGCGCAGGTCGGCGCGGGCGATCGCGACCCGGGCCCAGGCCCCGACGCGGTGGCGGGTCAGCGCGTCGTCCACGTGCCCGACGACGGTCACCCGGGGCAGGCGCAGCCGGGTCTGGATGTAGCCGAACTCGCGGTCGCCGTGGGCGGCCTGGTTGAGGTTCATGAAGTCCATGTCCAGGCTGTCCCAGGGGAGCGCCTGGTTGGCCTGGGTGTGCAGGTGCAGCAGCGGCTTGTCCAGCGCCTCCAGCCCCCGGATCCACATCTTCGCCGGGGAGAACGTGTGCATCCAGGCGATCACCCCGACGCACGACGGGTCCGCGTTGGCCCGCTGGCAGGCGTCGGCGATGGCGTCGGCGTCGGTCAGCACCGGCCGCCAGACAACCTGCGCCGGGATCGTGGCGTCGCCGTCGAGCCCGGCCGCGATGTGGCGCGACTGCGCGGCGACCTGGTCGAGCGTCTCGGGCCCGTACAGGTGCTGGCTTCCGGTGAGGAACCAGACGGTGGCGCCGGACAGCGCGGGCAGCGCCGGGGAAAGCGCGGGCAACGACATACAGCCTCGTCCCAGGGGAAATGCCGGCACCGGCACACGGAATGGGCAGAGCGCGCCGGCGGATGGACGACCGGGCGGGAACCGGACAGGCTCGATGTTAGCGCTAACATTTCGGGCGTCAAGGGAACGTCGGCGAGCGGGTCGGGACGACGATCTACTGGTCGCCGGGGCGCCGCGCCGCCGCGGCGCGCGGCCTCGCGCCGGCCGCGCGGCGCGGCGGGGCGACGCTCTCGCGCTCGACCAGGCAGGGCGGGATCGGCGCGAGACGCGGCAACCCGCCCGCCGGCGGGTCGTCCATCTGGGCCCGCAGCAGGTGAACGGCCTGGGCGGCGACGGCCTCGAAGTCCGGGCGGACGGTCGTCAGCGCCGGGCTGACGTAGCCCGCCTCCGGGATGTCGTCGAACCCCACGACGCTCACGTCGCGGGGCACCGACCGGCCGGCCTCGCGCAGCGCCTTCATGATGCCCAGCGCCAGATGGTCGTTGGCGGCGAAGACCGCGCGCGCCCGCGGGATCCCCGCGAGCAGCTGCCCCGCCTCGTACCCGGAGTCCAGCGACCAGTTCGCGGTGATGACCGGTGGTATCTCGGCGCCGGCGTCGAGCAGCGCCTGCCGCCAGCCGGCCACCCGCTCGGCGCTGTCGAACCAGTCCGGCGGCCCGGACACGTGCCAGACCGTCTCGTGCCCCGCCGCCAGCAGGCACTGCGTCGCCAGCCGGGCTCCGAGCCGCTGGTCGACGGTCACCAGGCGCCGCGGGCGGGCCGGGTCGCCGTCGATGACCACCAGCGGCAGGTCGTCCGGAACGTCGTCCAGCGCCTCGTTCGCCGACCGGACCGGCGCGATCACCACGATCCCGGCCACCCGCTGCTCCAGCAGCCGGGTGACCGCGTCGACGATCGAGGACCGGTCGAGCACCGGCACGCTGGCCACGCCGACGGCGAAACCGTCCGCGCTCACCGCCCGCTCGACGGCGGTCAGCACCGCCGTCGGCCCGTACAGCGCCGTGTTCTGCGCGACGATCCCGACGACGTGGGAGCGGCCGGTGACCAGCGCCCGGGCCGCCCGGTTCGGCCGGTACCCGAGTTGCTCCATCGCCGCGCGCACTCGCAGCCGCGTCTGCTCCTTGACGTTCGGGTGGTCGTTCAGCACCCGCGAGACCGTCTGGTGCGACACGCCGGCCAGCCGGGCGACGTCGGTCATCCCCGGCGGCCGCCGGGCCGCCGGGCGGTCCCGAGCCTCGCCCTCTGCCGCGGGTGGAAATTCGCTGGACCCGCGACGTTCGCCGAACCCGGATGGTGTTTGCCGTCCCGCCATGTTAGCGATCACTTTAGCATTGACCGAAGGCGGGTTGGCGCAGCGCGACTGGCTGCGCGGACCTCAGGCCGGTCGGCGGCCCCAGGCGATGGCCGTCGCGAACGCGAGATCGAAGAACGCCGGATCCGCCAGCAGTTCCAGCGCCTGGTCCAGCGTGTCGTCCGAGGCGAGGTCGAACTCCCGGATGCGCGCACGCAGCCGGGTCAGGGTCAGTGTCCAGCACAGAGCCGAGGCGTTGGCGCCTCCGGTGGCCGGGAGGTGGGCGGTCGTCCCGACGCCGACGAGGTTCCGGTCAGCCAGCGGGCCTGGGAAGCGCCGCGCCCAGGTCGAGTCGGTGCCGATGGTCTTCGCCAGGACCTGGCCGATCGCGTGCATTGCCTGGCCGAACGGAGGGTGCGGGGACGAGTCGAGCGGGAAGTTGGCGATCGACTCGATCACGATCGTGCCGCCCGGCCGAAGCCAGGTGACCAGGCGGTCCAGGACCTTGTCGCGCTCGGGGAGATGCTCCAGGACGAAGCGGGCATGGATGAGGTCGAACGGCGCCCCGTCCGGTGGCGGATCCCGGGTGATGTCGTGCCGCAGGACCGTCAGGCACTCGGCGGTCAGCCCGGTCAGGTGACCGGTGTCGATGTCGGTCGCGACGACCTGGCCCGTGGCGGCGACCCGGCCGGCGAGCCAGGCCGCGATCGACCCGCCGCCGGCACCGACCTCCAGGCACCGCCAGCCCGCGGCGACGCCCAGCTCGTCCAGGACCCGGATGGTCGTCGGGTCGCAGACCGTGGCCATGGCCGCGAGCCGGGCCCGTTCGGCCGCCTCCGGGCCCCCGAGCACGTCGTCCGCATATCGGAGCTTCCGCTGGCTGGACACCGTTCAGACCCTAGCGTTTCAACATCACTTCGCGTACTGGTTGGCCGGGTGGGGGAGGCCGAGATGGTGGCGCAGGGTGTTTCCGGTGTATTCGGAGCGGAAGAGCCCGCGCCGGCGCAGTTCGGGGGTGACGTGCTCGACGAAGGCTTCCAGCCCGGACGGGAAGACGTCGAAGTTGAGGTTGAAGCCGTCGGCGGCCCGGCTGCGGAACCAGTGCTCGATGCTGTCGACGATCTGCTCCGGCGAGCCGACCACCTGGCGGTGGCCACCGCCGTTGCTGAGCAGGAGCTCGCGGACGGTGTAGCCGCGGTCGCGGGCGAGGTTCACCGTGGCCTCGAAGAAGCCCCGGGAACCGGCGAACTGGCCGACGTCGGCGAGCAGGTCGTAGGGAAGCTCGCGGTCGAGGTGGACGTCGGCGGGGTCGAGGCCCAGCTGCGCGGCCAGCCGGGGCAGCTCCAGGTCATACGGGAACAGTGCGTCCAGCTCGGCCTTGCGGGCGAACGCCTCCGCCTCGGTGGAGCCGATGATCGGGAACAGCCCGGGAAGAATGACCAATGCGGCCGGCTCGCGCCCGAAAAGCCGGGCCCGGTGCTTCAGGTCCGCGTAGAAGTCGACGGCTTCCCGATGGGTGGTCTGCGCGGTGAAGACCACGTCGGCGATCCGGGCCGCGAAGCGTTTCCCGGTCTCGGACGACCCCGCCTGGACCAGCACCGGGCGGCCCTGTGGCGAGCGCGGCACGTTGAGCGGGCCGCGCACGGAGAAATGCTCTCCCTCGTGGTGGATCGGGCGTAGCCGGGCCGCGTCGGCGAACACGTCGGCCTCCTGATCGGCGATGATCGCGTCGTCGTCCCAGCTGTCCCAGAGCTTGGTCAGGACGTCGACGAACTCCTCCGCCCGGTCGTAGCGGGCCTCGTGGTCGGGCACCTCGTGGACGCCGAAGTTCGCGGCGGCGCGCGGCGAGTAGGAGGTGACGACGTTGAGCGCGGCACGGCCCCGGCTGAGGTGGTCCAGTGAGGAGAACCGGCGGGCCAGGTTGAACGGGTCGTTGAACGTCGTCGACGCGGTGCCGATGAGGCCGACGTGCTCGGTGGTCCGGGCGAGCGCGGCGAGCAGGACCGTCGGCTCCAGGGCCTGCCACGGCTTCTCGGCCGGTTCGGAGATCAGCGCGACGCCGTCGGAGAGGAAGACCGCGTCGAACGTGCCCTGCTCGGCCAGCCGGGCTATCTCCGTGAAGTAGTCGATGTCGAGAAACGACCGGGGATCGTCCTGGAACCGCCAGGCGCCCGGGTGCTTGCCGGCGTCGAGGATGTTGACGTTGAGGTGCAGCTCGCGGTCGTCGGAGGTCATCACCGGCTCGTTTCGTCGGTCGGGGAGTCGGGCCCGGTGCTGACGCCGATCTCGGTCAGCAGCGTCCGGCGCAGGTCCTCGAAGGCGGCGCCGCCGCGGGAGCGCGGCCGGGGGATGTCGACGGGACGGTCGAGGCTCTTGTGGCCCGCCTTGAGCACGGCGACGCGGTCGGCGAGCAGGATCGCCTCGTCGATGTCGTGCGTGACGAGCAGGACCGACGGGTTGTGCCGGGCGCAGAGCTGGGCGACCAGGCTGTGCATCCGGATCCTCGTCAGCGCGTCGAGGGCGGCGAACGGCTCGTCGAGCAGCAGCAGCTTGGGCTCCCGCACCAGCGCCCTGGCCAGCGCGACCCGCTGGGCCTCGCCGCCGGACAGGGTGCGCGGCCAGTCGTCGGCGTGGTCGGCCAGGCCCACCTCGGCCAGGGCGTCGTTCGCCGCGGCGCGTGACGCGAGCGCCTTGGGCCGGCCGAGGACGACGTTCTTCCAGACCGGCATCGACGGAATGAGGCGGGGCTCCTGGAAGACCACCGAGCAGGCCGCCGGGACGTGGATGGTGCCGTCGTCGACCGTCTCCAGCTCGCAGAGGATCTTCAGCAGGGTGCTCTTGCCGCTGCCGGACGCGCCGAGCAGGGCGACGAACTCGCCGGGAGCGATGTCGAGGTCGAAATCGGTGAGAACCCGCTTGTCCCCGAACGACTTCGCCGCGCCCCGGATATGGACGGAATGGGTGGTCGGCGGCGCCTCGACTGTCGTCGTCACGCGCTCACCACCGTGGCTCGCCATGGCAGCAGCACTCTCTCCAGGATGCGGACGAAAAGGTCGATGAGCAGCCCGAGCACCGTGTAGACGAGGAGCAGGGCGAGAATGATGTCGTTGCGGAAGGCGTCCTGCGCGTTCCCGACCAGGTAGCCGAGACCGGAGTCGGCGTTGATCTGCTCGGCGGCGATGAGGGCGAGAATGGAGACGCCCATCGAGTACCGGAGCCCGACGAGTATTCCGGGCATCGCGTTCGGAATGATAATCCGCCGGGTCAGCGCGAAACCGCGGACACCGAAGACGCGGGCCGCCTCGATCAGCTTCGGGTCGATCGCCCGGACGGCGGCATAGGTGTTCAGGTAGATCGGGAACGTGCACGCGAACGCGATCAGCACCGTCTTCGCCGTCTCGCCGATGCCGAACCACACGACGACGAGCGGCGTGATGGCCAGGAACGGGATCATCCGGACCATCTGCATCGTGGCGTCGAGCAGTTCCTCGCCGAGCCGGCTGAGGCCCGTGGTCAGCCCGAACACGAGCCCGACGGCGAGCCCCAGGGCCAGGCCGACCCCGGCGCGGCGCAGGGAGATCGACAGCGCGTCCTGCAGCTGGTGGGTGGAGATCAGATGGCCGAGCGCGTCGACGACGGTCGGCGGCGAGTCGAGGATGCGCGCGGGAATCAGGCCGGTCTCGGAGCCGACCGCCCAGGCCACCAGGACGGCGACCGGGACCGCGAGCCGCAGCGCGCGGCGCAGGCCGCGCACGGGCGAGCCGCCCCTGCGGTCGCCCGCGGCCGGAGCGGAACGGCTGAGGTCGCGGCTGCCGCCGGCAGGGGCCGGTGGGGCGGTGGCCGGCGGGGCGGTGGCGGGCGGGTGCCGGGGCGGCGACAACTGTTCGGGTTCGATGGCCGGGCTCGCCGGCGCGGGCGCGGTATTGACCGCGATGGGATGCGAGGGCATCGCTTACCTCTGCCTGTGAACGGTCGGGAAAGGCGAGAGGCCGCCCGTCCGTGGGCGGACGGCCTCTCGCCGGGATGGGTCAGCTGGTGGGCTGCGGCACGCCGTTCGCCGCGTTCCCGGCTGAGATGACCGCGTTGAACGACTGGTCGTACTGGGCGCTGACGTCGACCTTCGTCTTGATGACGCCGCCCTCGACCAGCAGGTCGGCGAGGGCCTGCTCCTTGGTGATGATCTCCGGCGTGGTCGGGGTCAGGTAACTGCCGATGGCCTTGGCCTCTTCCAGCGAGTACTTCGCCGGCACGTTCCCGACCGTCTCCGACAGCTTGGCCAGCGCCGGCAGGTTCTTCGGGTACCAGGCGTAGAACTTCGTCAGGCGGGTGAGCACGTCGGAGAACGCGGCCCGCTTCGCCGGGTCCTTCAGGGCCTTCGTGCTGGCCACGAACGCGTTGAGCCCGGGCAGGCCGATGTCGTCCTGCGTGGCGATGACCCGGGCGGTTCCCTCCGCGATGAAGGGGACGGCGACAGAGGTCGAGGTGCTCAGGACGTCGGTGGCGCCGGCCGCGAAGGTGCTGCCCTGCGTCGCGGCCTGAATGACGATCGGCGTCACGTCGTCGGGGGTCAGACCGGCCTTCTTGAGGTCCAGCAGGTACTGGGCCTGGATGTTGCCGCCGTTGTTGTAGGCGTACCGCTTGCCCTTGATGTCGGCGAGGCTGGTGATGCCGGACTTCGTCGTCGCGATGGTCTCGTAGATCGGGTAGGTGGTGGCCAGGACGCCGATCGTCTTGGCCGGCGCGTTCTCGGCGGTCCACGGCGTCGCGCCGTTCGCGTTGGCCAGGGTGACGGAGACGTCACCGAAGTTCACGCCCGCGTCGATCGCGTTCGCCAACAGGGCCGTCATCATCGGGGCCGGGCCGGCGAACGTCGACCACGAGACCTTGTACGGCGTGTCGTCGAAGATTCCCGAGGCCTTGATCTGGGCCGATTCGCTGGCGGTGATCTGACCCAGTCGCAGGGTCACCTTGCTCAGGTCGGGAGTGGCCGCGGCCGTGCCCGACGTGGCCGGGGTCGCGGCGGAACCCCCCGAGCTGGAGCAGGCCGCCGCGGTGAGCCCGAGGCTGAGGGCGACGAGGACAACGACGCCCCGTCTGTTGCGCGCGAGCCTAGTGGTGGAGCCCTTCACGATGTTTCCCTTTCGATGTGCTAAATGCTGTGGGAGTGATTCTTGGTGCGTTCCGCCGGGTCAGGGCCGGTAGGGGCGCTGCCTCGCAGCTGCACGCGGTGGACGATGCGCACCGCGTCGGGGTCGAAATCGTCGGCGCGCCGGTGCCAGATCGCCCGGTTGTCCCAGAAACCGACACCACCGTTGTTCCAGCGGTACTGGATGATGTTGTCGATATCGAGAGTGTGGTCGTAGAGCAGCTCCAGCAGAGCCGCGCTTTCCCGTGGGGAAAGGCCCTTGATCGCGCGGGTGAATCCCGGGTTGACGAAGAGGCCCTTGCGGCCGGTCTCAGGGTGAACGGCGACCACCGGATGCTCGACGAAGCCTCCGTCGACCGGCTCGTCCTCCCACACGCCGGTCGCGCTGATACCGCCGCCGGCGCGGCTCGGCCGGCCGAACGAGTGGATCGCGACGAGGCCGTCGAGCAGGTCGTGGATCGGCGGGCTCAGCGTTTCGTAGGCGGCCTGCGCCGACGCGAACAGCGTCGCCCCACCCACCGGGGGGAGCTTGACGATGTTGAAGACCGAGCCGGCCGGCGGCGTCGCCTGGAAGGTGATGTCGACGTGCCAGCCGTGGTGGCGCCCGACCTTGACGTACTCCTCCCGGAACTCGCGGCTGTCGAACGCGACGACCTCCCGGTGGTCCGCGTCGACGGGCGCGAGGATCGCGCTCGGCGCCGTGAGCTCGCCGA is a genomic window of Pseudofrankia inefficax containing:
- a CDS encoding ABC transporter substrate-binding protein, producing the protein MKGSTTRLARNRRGVVVLVALSLGLTAAACSSSGGSAATPATSGTAAATPDLSKVTLRLGQITASESAQIKASGIFDDTPYKVSWSTFAGPAPMMTALLANAIDAGVNFGDVSVTLANANGATPWTAENAPAKTIGVLATTYPIYETIATTKSGITSLADIKGKRYAYNNGGNIQAQYLLDLKKAGLTPDDVTPIVIQAATQGSTFAAGATDVLSTSTSVAVPFIAEGTARVIATQDDIGLPGLNAFVASTKALKDPAKRAAFSDVLTRLTKFYAWYPKNLPALAKLSETVGNVPAKYSLEEAKAIGSYLTPTTPEIITKEQALADLLVEGGVIKTKVDVSAQYDQSFNAVISAGNAANGVPQPTS
- a CDS encoding TauD/TfdA dioxygenase family protein, with the translated sequence MTVTTVQNLQIRPLNAAFGAEITGVDLRGPLDAETVAALRQAWLDYQVVFFPEQHLTIDQQVAFTRNFGELTAPSAILAPVDADHREVVAFDSREFREEYVKVGRHHGWHVDITFQATPPAGSVFNIVKLPPVGGATLFASAQAAYETLSPPIHDLLDGLVAIHSFGRPSRAGGGISATGVWEDEPVDGGFVEHPVVAVHPETGRKGLFVNPGFTRAIKGLSPRESAALLELLYDHTLDIDNIIQYRWNNGGVGFWDNRAIWHRRADDFDPDAVRIVHRVQLRGSAPTGPDPAERTKNHSHSI